The proteins below come from a single Tissierella sp. MB52-C2 genomic window:
- a CDS encoding pseudouridine-5'-phosphate glycosidase, with product MNLKDVLVINPEVQKAIEENRPVVALESTIISHGMPYPQNMETALNVEKIVRDNGAIPATIAIIGGKLTVGITPEEIDYLGKKGLNVTKASRRDIPILVSKEEDGATTVAATMIIASLAGIKVFGTGGIGGVHRGAETTMDISADLEELSNTNVAVVCAGAKSILDLGLTLEYLETKGVPVIGYQTEELPAFYTRESGFKVNYRMDNPLEIAKALKAKEDLNMKGSMVIANPIPVEYAMDSDYISKAIEDAVVEADKLGIKGKESTPYLLDKIQKITEGKSLEANIQLVYNNVKLAAQIASELCNIK from the coding sequence ATGAATTTAAAAGATGTTTTAGTAATAAATCCTGAAGTACAAAAGGCAATTGAAGAAAATAGACCTGTAGTAGCATTGGAATCCACAATTATATCCCACGGTATGCCTTATCCTCAAAATATGGAAACTGCTTTAAATGTTGAAAAAATAGTTAGAGATAATGGTGCTATTCCTGCAACTATTGCTATTATTGGTGGAAAGCTTACCGTAGGAATTACGCCTGAGGAAATAGATTATCTTGGTAAAAAAGGACTTAATGTAACTAAAGCAAGCAGAAGAGATATACCTATTCTTGTCTCAAAAGAAGAAGATGGTGCTACAACTGTAGCTGCTACTATGATAATAGCTTCCCTTGCTGGAATAAAAGTATTTGGTACTGGTGGTATAGGTGGAGTTCATAGAGGTGCAGAGACAACAATGGACATTTCCGCTGACTTAGAAGAATTATCTAATACTAATGTAGCTGTTGTATGTGCTGGTGCAAAATCTATTTTAGATCTTGGATTAACTCTTGAGTATTTAGAGACTAAAGGTGTTCCTGTTATTGGCTATCAAACTGAAGAACTTCCTGCTTTCTATACTAGGGAAAGTGGATTTAAAGTAAATTATAGAATGGACAATCCTTTAGAAATAGCTAAGGCTTTAAAGGCAAAAGAAGATTTAAACATGAAGGGTTCCATGGTTATTGCAAACCCTATTCCTGTAGAATATGCAATGGATAGTGATTATATATCAAAGGCTATAGAAGATGCCGTTGTAGAGGCTGATAAATTAGGTATTAAAGGGAAAGAATCTACTCCTTATTTACTTGATAAAATTCAAAAGATTACAGAAGGAAAAAGCCTTGAAGCAAATATCCAACTAGTATATAATAATGTAAAATTAGCAGCACAAATTGCATCTGAGTTATGTAATATAAAATAA
- a CDS encoding ABC transporter ATP-binding protein yields the protein MKITLENICKAFGSVKAVNNLNLEIDDGDLISILGPSGCGKSTTLSLIAGLLKPDNGDIYFGDKKVTNIEPEDRGIGMVFQNYALYPHMSVLKNIMFPLKMKKMNRKEANRLATQMAELTKIEDLLHRKPSELSGGQQQRVAIARALVKKPEILLLDEPLSNLDARLRIEMREEIRRIQQEVKITTIFVTHDQEEAMSISDKILLMKDGLYQQYTTPKEMYSNPSNKFVARFLGNPPINFIEAEIMDNKEDIKLHNSNIILNLSRHLKDREIREREITLGIRPEDLIITNKDEALFSVEVTGIQIMGKEIYIIANIDEGIKITLVVSWDFNIDLGDRLYLDVKNIHIFHRGDVC from the coding sequence ATGAAAATTACATTAGAAAATATATGTAAAGCATTTGGATCAGTTAAGGCAGTAAATAATTTGAATTTAGAAATAGATGATGGCGATTTAATATCCATATTAGGCCCCAGCGGATGTGGAAAAAGTACTACATTATCTTTAATTGCAGGACTTTTAAAACCTGATAATGGAGATATATATTTTGGAGATAAAAAAGTTACAAATATAGAGCCAGAAGATAGAGGGATAGGTATGGTATTTCAAAACTATGCACTATATCCTCATATGTCTGTGTTAAAAAATATTATGTTTCCCTTGAAGATGAAAAAAATGAACAGAAAAGAAGCTAATAGATTAGCTACCCAAATGGCTGAACTTACAAAAATAGAAGATTTGTTACATAGAAAGCCTTCTGAACTTTCAGGTGGCCAGCAGCAAAGAGTTGCAATTGCTAGAGCCCTAGTAAAAAAACCTGAAATCTTGTTATTAGATGAACCTTTATCTAATTTAGATGCAAGACTTCGGATTGAAATGAGAGAAGAAATCAGACGAATTCAGCAGGAAGTAAAGATTACTACTATTTTTGTTACTCACGATCAAGAGGAAGCAATGAGTATTTCAGATAAAATTTTATTGATGAAAGATGGATTATATCAACAATATACTACACCAAAAGAGATGTACTCTAATCCCTCCAATAAATTTGTAGCTAGATTTTTAGGAAATCCACCTATTAATTTCATAGAAGCTGAGATAATGGATAATAAAGAGGATATTAAATTACATAATAGTAATATTATATTAAATCTATCTAGACATTTAAAAGACAGAGAAATAAGGGAACGTGAAATAACTTTAGGAATTAGACCAGAAGATCTTATTATAACTAATAAGGATGAAGCCTTATTTTCTGTAGAAGTAACAGGTATACAGATTATGGGGAAGGAAATCTATATTATTGCCAATATAGATGAAGGGATAAAGATTACCTTAGTTGTTTCATGGGACTTTAACATAGATTTAGGGGACAGGCTATATTTAGATGTTAAAAACATCCATATATTTCACAGGGGGGATGTTTGTTGA
- a CDS encoding carbohydrate kinase family protein: MEKQYVTVIGGANIDITGTPHYDLNINDSNPGQTILSLGGVGRNIAENLSRLNVNVKFITVLGDDGYSREITNNCEELNISLEHSLIMTNERTSTYLCINDESGEMKVAISDMEIYKYITPGYLKEKLGVINNGKVCVVDTNIPEDSLKYLMDNCNVPIFLDTVSTKKTEKIKDSIHNIYTLKPNIIEAEILSNMKINTIEDLEKATDIILEKGVERLFVSLGAKGVYFTDGNHRGNILPIETKVINTTGAGDSYIAAVIWAYLKGFDLEKSAKAGLSASYICINSSSTVAKNISEEQIINLMENNWR; encoded by the coding sequence ATGGAAAAACAGTATGTAACTGTTATTGGTGGTGCTAATATTGATATTACAGGTACGCCTCATTACGACTTAAATATCAATGATTCTAATCCAGGTCAAACTATTTTATCTTTAGGTGGTGTAGGTAGAAATATTGCCGAAAATCTTAGTAGATTGAATGTAAATGTAAAGTTTATTACTGTATTGGGTGATGATGGCTATTCTAGAGAAATAACTAATAATTGTGAAGAACTTAATATTAGCTTAGAACATTCTCTTATTATGACTAATGAGCGAACATCTACCTATCTTTGTATCAATGATGAATCTGGAGAAATGAAAGTAGCTATTTCCGATATGGAAATCTATAAATATATCACTCCTGGCTATCTTAAAGAAAAGCTTGGAGTAATTAATAATGGTAAAGTATGTGTAGTAGATACTAATATACCTGAAGATTCTCTTAAGTACTTAATGGATAATTGCAATGTTCCTATATTTCTTGATACAGTCTCTACTAAGAAGACTGAAAAGATTAAGGACTCAATTCACAACATTTATACCTTAAAGCCGAATATTATTGAAGCTGAAATCCTTTCCAATATGAAAATTAATACTATAGAAGATTTAGAAAAGGCAACTGATATTATTCTTGAAAAAGGTGTAGAAAGGCTGTTTGTTTCTTTAGGGGCTAAAGGAGTATATTTCACCGATGGAAATCATAGAGGAAATATCTTACCTATAGAAACTAAAGTTATAAATACCACTGGTGCAGGAGATAGTTATATAGCCGCTGTAATTTGGGCATATCTAAAAGGCTTTGATTTAGAAAAGTCAGCTAAAGCTGGTTTATCAGCTTCTTATATTTGTATCAATTCTAGTTCAACGGTGGCTAAAAATATATCCGAAGAACAAATTATAAATTTAATGGAAAACAATTGGAGGTAA